One Streptomyces sp. NBC_01237 genomic region harbors:
- a CDS encoding DUF4240 domain-containing protein, protein MDTEDWWDIVERARGAAGDRADDRDPPDDPLPDRLTEVLAARRPTEIVDFSVKAIEVAAAAYRWPLWNAAYLIEGGCGDDGFRDFRDGLILLGRETFTRAVADPDSLAELPVVVRMSDGNGWIGYESLSVPTTEAYRRIKGETASLDAAVEAALAGRAHPVQPSGDDWDAEDDDETRRRLPRLAALFLR, encoded by the coding sequence ATGGATACCGAAGACTGGTGGGACATCGTCGAGCGGGCGCGCGGGGCGGCCGGTGACCGGGCGGACGACCGCGACCCGCCCGACGACCCGCTGCCCGACCGCCTGACCGAGGTGCTCGCCGCACGGCGGCCGACGGAGATCGTCGACTTCTCCGTGAAGGCGATAGAGGTCGCCGCCGCCGCGTACCGGTGGCCGCTGTGGAACGCGGCCTATCTGATCGAGGGCGGCTGCGGCGACGACGGGTTCAGGGACTTCCGCGACGGGCTGATCCTGCTCGGACGGGAGACGTTCACCCGCGCCGTGGCCGATCCCGACTCCCTGGCCGAACTGCCCGTGGTGGTCCGGATGAGCGACGGGAACGGCTGGATCGGCTACGAGTCGCTGAGCGTGCCGACAACGGAGGCGTACCGCAGGATCAAGGGCGAGACCGCGTCCCTCGACGCGGCGGTGGAGGCGGCCCTGGCGGGAAGGGCGCACCCCGTCCAGCCCTCCGGAGACGACTGGGACGCCGAGGACGACGACGAGACGCGGCGCCGCCTCCCCCGGCTCGCGGCACTCTTCCTGCGCTGA
- a CDS encoding amidohydrolase: MTDSTASQSAPEHRTVLLRGGDVHSPADPFATAMVVERGHVAWVGSEGAADAFASGVDDVVDLEGALVTPAFTDAHVHTTATGLALTGLDLSGARTLAEALDLVRAFAKSRPADRVLLGHGWDAARWPERRHPTRGELDAAAGGRALYLPRIDVHSAVVTTALLDLVPGVTAMTGYHPDEPLTGAAHHAVRSAAHGALSAGQRADAQRAALSHAASLGIGTVHECAGPDISDEEDFTGLLKLAAEHPGPRVFGLWAEPVADEKGARRVRELGAIGAAGDLFVDGSLGSHTACLHEPYADAPHTGTAHLDAAQIAAHVTACTEAGLQAGFHAIGDAAVSAVVDGVRAAAGTLGLARIRAARHRVEHAEMLTPETVAAFAELGLTASVQPAFDAAWGGADGMYAQRLGAERAATLNPYAALLRAGVPLAFGSDSPVTPLDPWGTVRAAAFHRTPGHRISVRAGFTAHTRGGWRAVGRDDAGLLVPGAPADYAIWRTEELLVQAPDDRVARWSTDPRSGTPGLPDLTPGAELPVCLRTVVFGQTVYVRPNE, encoded by the coding sequence ATGACCGACAGCACCGCCTCCCAGAGCGCCCCCGAACACCGCACCGTGCTGCTGCGCGGTGGAGACGTCCACAGCCCGGCCGATCCCTTCGCCACTGCGATGGTCGTCGAACGCGGGCATGTCGCCTGGGTGGGTTCCGAAGGGGCCGCCGATGCCTTCGCGAGCGGCGTCGACGATGTGGTCGACCTCGAAGGAGCCCTTGTCACCCCGGCTTTCACGGACGCCCATGTGCACACCACGGCGACCGGTCTGGCCCTGACCGGACTCGACCTCTCCGGTGCCCGCACGCTCGCCGAAGCCCTTGATCTCGTACGTGCGTTCGCAAAGAGTCGCCCCGCCGACCGGGTGCTGCTCGGACACGGCTGGGACGCGGCCCGCTGGCCGGAGCGGCGCCACCCGACGCGCGGTGAACTCGATGCGGCGGCAGGCGGCCGGGCCCTCTACCTGCCCCGGATCGATGTGCACTCCGCGGTCGTCACGACCGCCCTGCTGGACCTCGTTCCGGGCGTCACGGCGATGACCGGATATCACCCCGACGAGCCGTTGACCGGCGCCGCCCACCATGCCGTGCGGTCCGCCGCGCACGGCGCGCTCTCGGCGGGGCAGCGCGCGGACGCCCAGCGGGCCGCGCTGAGCCACGCCGCCTCGCTCGGCATCGGCACCGTCCATGAGTGCGCGGGGCCCGACATCTCCGACGAGGAGGACTTCACGGGCCTCCTGAAGCTCGCCGCCGAGCATCCCGGGCCGCGGGTCTTCGGGCTCTGGGCCGAGCCGGTCGCCGACGAGAAGGGCGCGCGCCGCGTCCGGGAACTCGGCGCGATCGGCGCGGCCGGGGACCTCTTCGTCGACGGTTCCCTCGGCTCGCACACCGCCTGCCTGCACGAGCCGTACGCGGACGCCCCGCACACGGGTACCGCGCACCTGGACGCCGCGCAGATCGCCGCCCATGTCACCGCGTGCACCGAGGCGGGGCTCCAGGCGGGCTTCCACGCCATCGGCGACGCCGCCGTCTCCGCCGTCGTCGACGGCGTACGGGCCGCCGCCGGGACGCTCGGGCTCGCCCGTATCCGCGCGGCACGCCACCGGGTCGAACACGCCGAGATGCTCACCCCCGAGACCGTCGCCGCCTTCGCCGAACTGGGCCTCACCGCCTCCGTCCAGCCCGCCTTCGACGCGGCCTGGGGCGGCGCGGACGGCATGTACGCCCAGCGCCTCGGTGCCGAGCGGGCGGCGACCCTCAACCCGTACGCGGCCCTGCTGCGCGCCGGTGTGCCGCTCGCCTTCGGCTCGGACAGCCCGGTCACCCCGCTGGACCCGTGGGGGACGGTGCGGGCCGCCGCCTTCCACCGGACGCCCGGGCACCGGATCTCCGTACGGGCCGGTTTCACCGCCCACACCCGTGGGGGCTGGCGGGCCGTCGGCCGCGACGACGCGGGGCTCCTGGTGCCCGGCGCCCCGGCCGACTACGCGATCTGGCGGACCGAGGAACTGCTGGTCCAGGCGCCCGACGACCGGGTCGCCCGCTGGTCGACCGACCCCCGGTCCGGCACCCCCGGCCTGCCCGATCTCACCCCCGGAGCCGAACTCCCCGTCTGCCTGCGCACGGTGGTGTTCGGACAAACTGTCTACGTACGGCCGAACGAGTGA
- a CDS encoding ankyrin repeat domain-containing protein, whose product MSETPDPEVVELATKVFDLARRGEADALAAYVDAGVPANLTNDRGDSLLMLAAYHGHATAVTALVARGADPDRANDRGQTPLAGAVFKGENGVIDALLAAGADPAAGTPSALDTAHMFGKTDLLERFGAR is encoded by the coding sequence ATGAGCGAAACCCCCGATCCCGAGGTGGTCGAGCTGGCGACCAAGGTCTTCGACCTGGCCCGCCGCGGTGAGGCGGACGCGCTCGCCGCGTACGTCGACGCCGGCGTACCCGCGAATCTCACCAACGACCGGGGCGACTCGCTCCTGATGCTCGCCGCCTACCACGGGCACGCCACGGCGGTCACCGCCCTCGTCGCCCGCGGCGCCGACCCGGACCGGGCCAACGACCGGGGCCAGACCCCGCTGGCCGGAGCCGTCTTCAAGGGCGAGAACGGCGTGATCGACGCACTCCTCGCCGCGGGCGCCGACCCCGCCGCCGGAACGCCGTCCGCGCTGGACACGGCGCACATGTTCGGCAAGACCGACCTGCTGGAACGCTTCGGTGCCCGCTGA
- the fxsA gene encoding FxsA family membrane protein has translation MTTGTPPPTRPKRSRARTFLPLGIAAWLVLEIWLLTVVAGAAGGLTVLLLLVAGGVLGAVVIKRAGRRAFRNLTETLQQMPGQPGAPATPPAAPTGTKGNGFLMLGGLLLMIPGMISDVAGLLLLVPPVRTMLGRYAERSLERRIRAASPDSLSGAFQQARMHRPDGKVVQGEVIREDGAQAPSRPDDGPRGPRPPLNP, from the coding sequence ATGACGACCGGCACACCGCCCCCGACCCGTCCGAAGCGTTCACGCGCCCGCACCTTCCTGCCGCTCGGCATCGCCGCCTGGCTGGTGCTGGAGATCTGGCTGCTGACCGTGGTGGCCGGCGCGGCGGGCGGGCTCACCGTCCTGCTGCTCCTGGTGGCCGGCGGCGTCCTCGGAGCCGTGGTCATCAAACGGGCCGGGCGGCGCGCCTTCCGCAATCTCACCGAGACCCTTCAGCAGATGCCGGGGCAGCCCGGCGCCCCCGCCACCCCGCCCGCCGCGCCCACGGGCACCAAGGGCAACGGCTTCCTGATGCTGGGCGGCCTGCTGCTGATGATCCCCGGCATGATCTCGGACGTGGCCGGGCTGCTCCTGCTGGTGCCGCCGGTCCGCACGATGCTCGGCCGGTACGCGGAGCGTTCCCTGGAGCGCCGGATCCGGGCCGCGTCGCCCGACAGCCTCTCGGGCGCCTTCCAGCAGGCCCGTATGCACCGGCCGGACGGAAAGGTCGTCCAGGGCGAGGTCATCCGCGAGGACGGCGCACAGGCGCCCTCACGCCCCGACGACGGCCCCCGGGGTCCGCGCCCGCCCCTGAATCCCTGA
- a CDS encoding SCO1417 family MocR-like transcription factor: protein MVQWTSTVGAAQLARQLQAQQPRPAGPGSRKPPAYRALADGVRLLVLEGRVPVAARLPAERELALALAVSRTTVAAAYEALRAEGFLESRRGAGSWTAVPAGNPLPARGLEPLPPESLGSMIDLGCASLPAPEPWLTRAVQGALEELPPYAHTHGDYPAGLPALRQLIADRYTERGIPTMPEQIMVTTGAMGAIDAICHLFAGRGERIAVESPSYANILQLMREAGARLVPVAMEEGLGGWDMNRWRQVLRDSAPRLAYVVADFHNPTGALADEQQRRALVDAARSAGTVLVVDETMSELRLDADVAMPRRVCAFDPAGSTVLTVGSASKAFWAGMRIGWVRAAPDVIRSLVAARAYADMGTPVLEQLAINWLMRTGGWEQAVEVRRGQARDNRDALVTALRRELPDWEFGVPGGGLTLWVRTGGLSGSRLAVAGERVGVRVPSGPRFGVDGAFEGYVRLPFTVGGPVADEAAVRLAAAAELVRSGAGAGVEAPRSFVA, encoded by the coding sequence ATGGTGCAGTGGACTTCGACGGTCGGTGCGGCGCAGCTCGCCCGGCAGCTCCAGGCCCAGCAGCCCCGGCCCGCCGGACCGGGCAGCCGCAAGCCGCCCGCCTACCGCGCGCTCGCCGACGGGGTGCGGCTGCTCGTCCTCGAAGGCCGGGTCCCGGTCGCCGCCCGGCTCCCCGCCGAACGGGAGCTGGCCCTGGCCCTGGCCGTCAGCCGGACGACCGTCGCCGCCGCCTACGAGGCGCTGCGGGCCGAAGGATTCCTGGAGTCCCGGCGCGGCGCCGGCAGCTGGACGGCGGTCCCGGCGGGCAACCCGCTGCCCGCCCGCGGGCTCGAACCGCTGCCCCCGGAGTCGCTCGGCTCGATGATCGACCTGGGGTGCGCCTCGCTGCCGGCCCCCGAACCGTGGCTGACCCGGGCCGTTCAGGGGGCGCTGGAGGAGCTGCCGCCGTACGCGCACACGCACGGCGACTACCCGGCCGGTCTGCCCGCGCTGCGGCAGCTGATCGCCGACCGCTACACCGAACGCGGCATCCCGACGATGCCGGAACAGATCATGGTCACCACCGGCGCGATGGGCGCCATCGACGCGATCTGCCATCTCTTCGCCGGACGCGGTGAGCGCATCGCCGTGGAGTCGCCCAGTTACGCCAACATCCTCCAGCTGATGCGTGAGGCGGGCGCCCGGCTGGTACCGGTGGCGATGGAGGAGGGGCTCGGCGGCTGGGACATGAACCGCTGGCGGCAGGTGCTGCGCGACTCCGCACCCCGGCTCGCCTATGTCGTCGCCGACTTCCACAACCCCACCGGCGCCCTGGCCGACGAACAGCAGCGCAGGGCCCTGGTCGACGCGGCCCGCTCCGCCGGAACGGTCCTGGTCGTCGACGAGACCATGAGCGAGCTGCGCCTGGACGCCGATGTCGCCATGCCGCGCCGGGTCTGCGCGTTCGATCCCGCGGGCAGCACGGTCCTGACCGTCGGCTCGGCCAGCAAGGCGTTCTGGGCCGGCATGCGGATCGGCTGGGTGCGGGCCGCCCCGGATGTGATCCGCAGCCTGGTGGCCGCCCGCGCCTACGCCGACATGGGCACACCCGTTCTGGAGCAGCTCGCCATCAACTGGCTGATGCGTACCGGAGGCTGGGAGCAGGCGGTGGAGGTCCGGCGCGGCCAGGCACGGGATAACCGGGACGCACTGGTCACGGCGCTGCGCCGGGAGCTGCCCGACTGGGAGTTCGGGGTGCCGGGCGGCGGGCTGACCCTGTGGGTGCGTACGGGCGGCCTCTCCGGCTCCCGGCTGGCCGTGGCGGGCGAGCGGGTCGGCGTGCGGGTGCCGTCCGGTCCCCGGTTCGGCGTCGACGGGGCGTTCGAGGGTTACGTACGGCTGCCGTTCACCGTGGGGGGTCCGGTGGCGGACGAGGCGGCCGTCCGGCTCGCGGCCGCCGCGGAGCTGGTGCGGTCGGGGGCGGGCGCCGGGGTCGAGGCGCCGCGGAGCTTCGTGGCCTGA
- a CDS encoding polyprenol monophosphomannose synthase, producing the protein MNDGGQRQYGPLGKVLVIIPTYNEVENIRPIVDRVRAAVPEADILVADDNSPDGTGKAADEIAAQDDKVHVLHRKGKEGLGAAYLAGFDWGSEHGYGVLVEMDADGSHQPEELPRLLTALKGADLVLGSRWVPGGRVVNWPKSREMISRGGSLYSRLALGLSVRDVTGGYRAFRTETLKGLGLDEVASQGYCFQVDLARRAVEAGYHVVEVPITFVDREVGDSKMSRDILVEALWRVTGWGITTRTNKVLGRKHS; encoded by the coding sequence GTGAACGACGGCGGTCAGAGGCAGTACGGCCCGCTCGGCAAGGTCTTGGTGATCATTCCGACCTACAACGAGGTCGAGAACATCAGGCCGATCGTCGACCGCGTGCGCGCCGCCGTGCCGGAGGCCGACATCCTGGTCGCCGACGACAACAGCCCCGACGGCACGGGCAAGGCCGCCGATGAGATCGCGGCCCAGGACGACAAGGTCCATGTCCTGCACCGCAAGGGCAAGGAAGGGCTCGGCGCGGCCTATCTGGCGGGCTTCGACTGGGGCTCCGAGCACGGCTACGGCGTTCTGGTCGAGATGGACGCGGACGGCTCCCACCAGCCCGAGGAGCTGCCCCGGCTGCTCACCGCGCTCAAGGGCGCGGACCTGGTCCTCGGCTCCCGCTGGGTTCCGGGCGGCCGGGTGGTCAACTGGCCCAAGAGCCGCGAAATGATCTCCCGGGGCGGCAGCCTGTACTCCCGCCTGGCCCTCGGCCTCTCGGTCCGGGACGTCACCGGCGGCTACCGCGCCTTCCGCACCGAGACCCTCAAGGGCCTCGGTCTCGACGAGGTCGCCTCGCAGGGCTACTGCTTCCAGGTGGACCTCGCCCGCCGCGCCGTCGAAGCGGGCTACCACGTGGTCGAGGTGCCGATCACCTTCGTGGACCGCGAGGTCGGCGACTCGAAGATGAGCCGGGACATCCTCGTCGAGGCGCTGTGGCGGGTCACCGGCTGGGGCATCACGACCCGGACCAACAAGGTCCTGGGCCGCAAGCACTCCTGA
- a CDS encoding Lrp/AsnC family transcriptional regulator, with protein MEELDRQIVELLVKDGRMSYTDLGKATGLSTSAVHQRVRRLEQRGVIRGYAAVVDPEAVGLPLTAFISVKPFDPSAPDDIAERLAGVPELEACHSVAGDENYILKVRVATPLELEHLLTRIRTLAGVSTRTTVVLSTPYEARPPHI; from the coding sequence ATGGAGGAGCTGGACCGTCAGATTGTGGAGTTGCTCGTCAAGGACGGGCGGATGAGCTACACCGACCTGGGCAAGGCCACGGGCCTGTCCACCTCGGCCGTTCATCAGCGCGTCCGCCGGCTGGAGCAGCGCGGGGTGATCCGCGGTTACGCCGCGGTCGTCGACCCCGAGGCCGTCGGCCTGCCCCTCACCGCGTTCATCTCGGTGAAGCCGTTCGACCCGAGCGCGCCGGACGACATCGCGGAGCGGCTCGCCGGGGTGCCGGAGCTGGAGGCGTGCCACAGCGTGGCGGGGGACGAGAACTACATCCTCAAGGTGCGTGTGGCGACCCCGCTGGAACTGGAGCACCTGCTCACCCGGATCCGCACGCTGGCCGGTGTCTCCACGCGTACGACCGTCGTCCTGTCCACCCCGTACGAGGCGCGGCCGCCGCACATCTGA
- a CDS encoding HEAT repeat domain-containing protein, whose product MFDPFIAPSGTLLGLLQRGRGDGTLHALAAPRPEALAALNHCVLSDPRHDWQVENRSLYYARLYLDLDGGIEEIEQHLRDPDDHVDTDDSRTGLALAVLGHLASYGRDDALALLRRYAATGANWAWALDELALRDDDAGLRSLAVPVLGRFPATPEGAAELAVAVRDAYEPRPWRLWADDAREAVGARVRAATEQGSFDRWQRQMRAGGPRPGWSVQAVFDWAEQARERGSELHVPAARCLAAVAGPDDRPMIVEAARSGPEGARCAALHYLVEARDPAVLDLVEAAAADPSRTVAEAAVAAFERMPGEAAVDRARRWAHRPDALGASAAGLLACRGTAQDAPLVLGALREAVRGDGPDARRLWTLVDGTGRLGIACAAPVLRHVYRETSSSHLRGRAARALAATDPSFATGFAVECLWDCEETTREVAALHAETGDIRVAERLRRLAADPAEEAEVQTAVRSRIGPDAPAV is encoded by the coding sequence ATGTTCGATCCGTTCATAGCGCCGAGCGGTACCCTGCTCGGCCTGTTGCAGAGGGGCCGCGGCGACGGCACCCTCCACGCGCTCGCCGCGCCGCGCCCCGAGGCCCTCGCGGCTCTCAACCACTGCGTTCTGAGCGACCCGCGGCACGACTGGCAGGTCGAGAACCGCTCCCTCTACTACGCGCGCCTGTACCTCGATCTCGACGGCGGCATCGAAGAGATCGAGCAGCACCTGCGCGACCCCGACGACCACGTCGACACCGACGACTCACGCACGGGCCTGGCCCTCGCGGTCCTCGGACACCTCGCCTCGTACGGGCGCGACGACGCGCTCGCCCTGCTGCGGCGGTACGCGGCCACCGGCGCCAACTGGGCCTGGGCACTGGACGAGCTGGCCCTGCGCGACGACGACGCCGGGCTGCGCTCCCTCGCCGTGCCCGTGCTCGGCCGCTTCCCGGCCACCCCGGAGGGCGCCGCCGAACTGGCCGTCGCCGTACGGGACGCCTATGAACCGCGCCCCTGGCGGCTGTGGGCCGACGATGCGCGCGAAGCGGTCGGCGCCCGGGTCAGAGCCGCCACCGAACAGGGCTCGTTCGACCGCTGGCAGCGTCAGATGCGCGCCGGCGGCCCCCGCCCCGGCTGGAGCGTCCAGGCCGTCTTCGACTGGGCCGAGCAGGCACGGGAACGCGGCAGCGAACTGCACGTCCCCGCCGCCCGCTGCCTCGCCGCGGTCGCCGGTCCCGACGACCGGCCGATGATCGTCGAGGCCGCCCGCAGCGGTCCCGAAGGCGCCCGCTGCGCCGCACTGCACTACCTCGTGGAGGCCAGGGACCCGGCCGTGCTCGACCTGGTCGAGGCCGCCGCCGCCGACCCCTCGCGCACCGTCGCCGAAGCGGCCGTCGCCGCCTTCGAGCGGATGCCCGGCGAAGCCGCCGTGGACCGGGCCCGGCGCTGGGCGCACCGGCCCGACGCGCTCGGCGCCTCCGCCGCCGGACTCCTCGCCTGCCGGGGAACGGCCCAGGACGCTCCGCTCGTGCTCGGCGCCCTGCGCGAAGCCGTACGCGGCGACGGGCCCGACGCCCGGCGGCTGTGGACCCTCGTCGACGGCACCGGCCGCCTGGGCATCGCCTGCGCCGCCCCCGTACTGCGCCACGTCTACCGCGAGACGTCCTCCTCGCACCTGCGGGGCCGGGCGGCACGGGCGCTGGCCGCCACCGACCCGTCGTTCGCCACCGGATTCGCGGTGGAGTGCCTGTGGGACTGCGAGGAGACCACGCGCGAGGTCGCCGCGCTCCATGCGGAGACCGGGGACATCCGGGTCGCCGAGCGCCTGCGCCGGCTGGCCGCGGACCCGGCCGAGGAGGCCGAGGTGCAGACCGCCGTGCGCAGCCGGATCGGTCCCGACGCACCGGCCGTCTGA
- a CDS encoding glycerophosphodiester phosphodiesterase family protein, protein MNSGRHPYLDHPTTIPFAHRGGAADGVENTAAAFRRAAAAGYRYFETDVHTTADGRLVAFHDATLDRVTDGRGRISELPWSQVRRARVAGSEPLPLFEELLEEFPGARWNVDLKTESALAPLLDLIRRADAWDRVCVGSFSEARVARAQRAAGGRLATSYGVRGVLGLRLRSYGIPAALRAGAVCAQVPESQNGIRVVDRSFVRTAHARGLQVHVWTVNEPERMTALLDLGVDGIMTDHIETLRTVLSERGAWA, encoded by the coding sequence GTGAACTCTGGACGCCACCCCTATCTGGACCACCCCACGACGATTCCGTTCGCCCATCGCGGCGGGGCGGCGGACGGGGTGGAGAACACCGCGGCCGCGTTCCGCCGGGCGGCCGCGGCGGGCTACCGCTACTTCGAGACCGATGTGCACACCACGGCCGACGGCCGGCTGGTCGCCTTCCACGACGCCACGCTGGACCGGGTGACGGACGGCCGGGGACGGATATCCGAACTGCCGTGGAGTCAGGTGCGGCGGGCCAGGGTGGCGGGCAGCGAACCGCTGCCGCTCTTCGAGGAGCTGCTGGAGGAGTTCCCCGGGGCCCGCTGGAACGTCGACCTGAAGACGGAGTCCGCGCTCGCGCCGCTCCTCGACCTGATCCGCCGCGCCGACGCCTGGGACCGGGTGTGCGTCGGCTCGTTCTCGGAGGCGAGGGTGGCCAGGGCGCAGCGCGCGGCCGGTGGGCGGCTGGCCACGTCGTACGGGGTGCGCGGCGTCCTTGGCCTGCGGCTCCGCTCGTACGGCATTCCGGCGGCGCTGCGCGCGGGTGCCGTGTGCGCGCAGGTTCCCGAGAGCCAGAACGGTATCCGGGTCGTCGACCGGAGTTTCGTCCGTACGGCGCATGCGCGCGGGCTTCAGGTCCATGTCTGGACGGTGAACGAACCGGAACGGATGACAGCGCTCCTGGACCTCGGAGTGGATGGCATCATGACCGATCACATCGAGACGCTGCGAACGGTGCTGAGTGAGCGGGGGGCCTGGGCATGA
- a CDS encoding MFS transporter — translation MSTGTTGTAGPAELPPDTGAAAARLREQRGWYFYDFACSVYSTSVLTVFLGPYLTSIAKAAADPDGFVHPLGIPVRAGSLFAYAVSASVVVAVVLMPIVGAAADRTGRKKPLLAAAAYVGAAATTGMFFLDGHRYLLGAFLLIVANASISVSMVLYNSYLPQIAEPEERDAVSSRGWAFGYTSGALVLMLNLVLYTGHDSFGLSESDAVRVCLASAGVWWGAFTLVPLRRLRDRRVAPDGEGAVGSGWRQLMATLRDMRRHPLTLSFLLAYLVYNDGVQTVISQASVYGSEELGLDQTTLITAVLLVQVLAVAGALGMGRLARVYGAKHTILASLVIWTLILVAAYFLPADAPAFFYALAAAIGLVLGGSQALSRSLFSHLVPRGKEAEYFSAYEMSDRGLSWLGPLVFGVAYQLTGSYREAIISLVLFFVLGSVLLARVPVRQAVAAAGNPVPDRI, via the coding sequence TTGAGCACGGGAACCACAGGGACGGCCGGTCCGGCGGAGCTGCCGCCGGACACCGGAGCGGCGGCCGCCCGCCTGCGGGAGCAACGCGGCTGGTACTTCTACGACTTCGCCTGCTCCGTCTACTCCACCAGCGTGCTCACCGTCTTCCTCGGCCCCTATCTGACGTCGATAGCCAAGGCCGCGGCCGACCCGGACGGGTTCGTCCACCCGCTGGGCATACCCGTGCGGGCCGGTTCGCTGTTCGCGTACGCCGTCTCGGCGTCCGTCGTGGTGGCCGTGGTGCTGATGCCGATCGTGGGCGCCGCCGCGGACCGTACGGGCCGCAAGAAGCCGCTGCTCGCGGCTGCCGCCTATGTCGGCGCGGCGGCGACGACCGGAATGTTCTTCCTGGACGGCCACCGTTATCTGCTGGGCGCCTTCCTGCTGATCGTCGCCAACGCGTCGATCTCCGTGTCGATGGTGCTCTACAACTCCTATCTCCCGCAGATCGCCGAGCCGGAGGAACGGGACGCGGTCTCCTCCCGCGGCTGGGCCTTCGGGTACACCTCGGGCGCGCTGGTCCTGATGCTGAACCTGGTCCTCTACACGGGCCACGACTCGTTCGGGCTCTCGGAGTCCGACGCGGTGCGCGTCTGTCTCGCCTCGGCGGGTGTCTGGTGGGGCGCCTTCACCCTCGTACCGCTGCGCCGGCTGCGCGACCGCCGGGTGGCGCCGGACGGCGAGGGGGCGGTCGGCTCGGGCTGGCGCCAGCTGATGGCCACCCTGCGCGACATGCGCCGCCACCCCCTCACACTGTCCTTCCTGCTCGCGTACCTCGTCTACAACGACGGGGTGCAGACGGTGATCTCGCAGGCCTCGGTGTACGGCTCCGAGGAGCTGGGCCTCGATCAGACGACGCTGATCACGGCCGTACTGCTGGTGCAGGTGCTCGCGGTGGCGGGTGCCCTGGGGATGGGGCGGCTCGCCCGGGTGTACGGCGCGAAGCACACGATTTTGGCCTCACTGGTGATCTGGACGCTGATCCTGGTCGCCGCCTACTTCCTGCCCGCCGACGCGCCCGCCTTCTTCTACGCGCTGGCGGCGGCGATCGGCCTGGTGCTGGGCGGAAGTCAGGCACTGTCCCGGTCGCTCTTCTCGCACCTGGTGCCGCGCGGGAAGGAGGCCGAGTACTTCTCCGCGTACGAGATGAGCGACCGCGGCCTGAGCTGGCTGGGGCCGCTGGTCTTCGGTGTGGCGTACCAGCTGACCGGCAGTTACCGGGAGGCGATCATCTCGCTGGTCCTCTTCTTCGTACTCGGTTCGGTACTGCTCGCGAGGGTCCCGGTACGGCAGGCCGTGGCGGCCGCGGGCAACCCTGTTCCGGACCGGATTTAG
- the yczE gene encoding membrane protein YczE: MFRTTARSGTRLTRRLVQLYVGLALYGASAAALVRAGLGLEPWGVLHQGLTELTGISIGVVSIIVGAVVLLLWIPLRQRPGLGTVSNVFVVGLAMDGTLALLPEAHGLAARVPLMLAGVLFNGVATGLYITTRFGPGPRDGLMTGLNRVTGRSIRLVRTAIEVAVVVTGFLLGGSLGIGTVLYALAIGPLAQVFLRVFAVPSPAEDPGAVAAPTPERAILPQ; this comes from the coding sequence GTGTTCAGGACAACCGCCCGGAGCGGCACCCGTCTCACCCGGCGGCTGGTCCAGCTGTACGTCGGCCTGGCGCTGTACGGCGCGAGTGCGGCAGCTCTCGTACGGGCCGGCCTCGGCCTGGAGCCGTGGGGCGTGCTGCACCAGGGCCTCACCGAACTGACCGGCATCTCCATCGGCGTCGTCTCGATCATCGTCGGCGCGGTCGTGCTGCTGCTGTGGATCCCCCTCCGGCAGCGCCCCGGGCTCGGCACCGTGTCGAACGTCTTCGTGGTCGGCCTGGCCATGGACGGCACCCTCGCCCTGCTGCCGGAGGCGCACGGGCTCGCGGCGCGTGTCCCGCTGATGCTCGCCGGTGTCCTGTTCAACGGGGTGGCGACGGGCCTCTACATCACCACCCGGTTCGGCCCCGGCCCGCGCGACGGACTGATGACCGGCCTGAACCGGGTCACCGGACGGTCCATCCGGCTGGTCCGCACGGCGATCGAGGTGGCCGTCGTGGTCACCGGCTTCCTGCTCGGCGGCTCGCTCGGCATCGGCACGGTCCTGTACGCGCTGGCGATCGGCCCGCTCGCGCAGGTCTTCCTTCGCGTCTTCGCCGTCCCGTCGCCCGCCGAGGACCCCGGGGCCGTTGCCGCCCCGACACCGGAGCGGGCCATACTGCCGCAGTGA
- a CDS encoding RNA polymerase-binding protein RbpA, producing MSERALRGTRLVVTSYETDRGIDLAPRQAVEYACQNGHRFEMPFSVEAEIPPEWECKACGAQALLVDGDGPEEKKGKPARTHWDMLMERRTREELEEVLAERLAVLRSGAMNIAVHPRDSRKSA from the coding sequence ATGAGTGAGCGAGCTCTCCGCGGCACGCGACTCGTGGTTACCAGCTACGAGACGGACCGCGGCATCGATCTGGCCCCGCGCCAGGCGGTGGAGTACGCATGCCAGAACGGACATCGATTTGAGATGCCGTTCTCGGTAGAGGCGGAAATTCCGCCGGAGTGGGAGTGCAAGGCGTGCGGCGCCCAGGCACTCCTGGTGGACGGGGATGGCCCCGAGGAGAAGAAGGGCAAGCCTGCGCGTACGCACTGGGACATGCTCATGGAGCGGCGCACCCGCGAGGAGCTGGAGGAGGTGCTGGCCGAGAGGCTGGCGGTTCTGCGCTCCGGAGCCATGAACATTGCCGTGCACCCGCGGGACAGCAGGAAATCTGCCTGA